atggcatagtatgagtcaagcagtgtcaaccgcatccatATTACGGGCAaccgcaggcctcatttccaataattctagcaatcacaatcatcatttaattcacagtgttgatcaacaatagtcgttatgcagtgatttgagtaacttgaattataagtaagtaacatagcattcatgattcaattattaatagccggcatcagatcataattacatttgcacatacgatagtattattcactcaccagcacttggctctaggtactcagtcacaaaatcagttccagcagttgtttgattgttgacctcgagcacgggatcaagtcctagacaCAAATTAAGCACTGTCTTATTCAATCATTTCCCTAACATTGGGGTCCTGAGGTTGCCCTAACTTACTGGGTTAACCCAGGGTTTTATTTGTCTCACTTGGAGTcaccgggccttgcactgggtcttaggtcatgtcccgatgcatgggccagtgtctagggcacaggggcaatttAGTCATTTTTAGTGCCCGTACCTGcctctaggtcagaacatggtcccactGCAGTCTGTGATATACttacactgctgtccactttaggtcaggGCTGTAAGATCAAATACAATAGTGCacagtcacatgcggggcccacttagggttccaaatcatttttcacatatggacagatgtgggggaagggcattttggtcatttcccacatcccagagtgtccagggatcaagacCATCAAGAAATTATAGATCTGCCCCTTTATtcctgaaagattccatcactgggccttgcattaagccttgctgcatcgcccagtgcctgcagaatcgaccttgggctAAGTTTCCAAGGTTGGACCTGCAGGGCTGGGCCTACactggatcctctgcatgtttggggggtcCAGTACCCTTATGATGATATACCTCATGGTCCCAGTGATTTcttcatcagggttccagtcaggctgactgtggctgcccaggtaaccctagtgaatagtattcagggttttATCATacctgaaatcttggattcagccaTATGCAAGGATGGATATGCATGTTTAACAGGatttcagggctgcaaccacctagggtttggtctctgcagccctggcttgcagtctgggcttccatccatcaaccagaaggggatctgggcagtgcaaccatgcacagccagattttggccaaGGCAGCAACATAACACAATGttgattttcatagaaaaacccagatctacgatgcacaaggtctgcatggctgatctgtaccaagactgggcaaaccctagcttttctaggctgcccagggttgcagAACACAGCATGCATGGGAAGGAAACAGAGAACAACAGGTATTGGGGAGTCTCTATACCTGATAAAGGCTGAAGGGTGGCTCGGATCAGCCTGGGATGGGGCAACACAGCTCCctgttcttccttccttcttccttccttcttccttcttctccttcttctttctctcctttctttcctctacTTTCTCTCTCGAATTCTGatttgccaagggctctaaaatgagcccaaggcctcctatttataagcttAGCCtctactgaggcctgtttgcccTCTtaagcctcttttaaaaatccatttttgaaCTGATTTTGTCTGATTCTGGGtacactagtggggtccacattgaaccaggggtatgaggtggtccctcagagtcccctctatcagtggagggtgtccatggtcaagttgggtggtccccacaattataataattaaatatatgcaaaaatagcCATTAGGCCttatcactgggccttgctgcatcgcccagtgcatggcccagtgaattccagcaacatgaattcaaagggggattgcacaggagtttgaccctaggttagggtactgtccccacatgcccaccataggttcttacatgatttttcagaggtgggtcccaccactatagggaggagagagaatacctgggttcaagccatacatcaggtTGTGAGCTGTGTAGGAGCAggggtccactgtccatcttctcacaggtataaaagaggacatgcaTAGGGTCTCATCACTggtccatgtcactggagtgatactccacagtgaaTCTGGTTGCCTGATCAAGGGTTCCTATCCTTGAGCCAAAATCCGAGCTTGTTAGGGGCAGGGTTTGGCATTAGTAACTTTATTATTAGTGAGAATAGGATCAAAGTTATTGGTCTCAATTGGAAAAATAGCATGACATAGAAAGCTTGTTTTTCCTACTCAGTTGAACTCAGGGTTAAATTAAGTATTACAATTACGAGAATACCAAAGAGAAAATTATTTGGGCTAAAGGTTTGAGTTAGGTATGTATCCAATGTAACAATATGTATCTCAAAAGAGGTTAGGGTACCTTAAGGTTTTGCAGTGAAATAGGTACGaaaaatgttagattcattataATAAGGAAAGATAAGTCGTCAAAACTTTTgaataaggagaaaaaaattataatatatCAATAAAAGAGGTCCATTACCTGGTGCAATGTATCCAATCGATCCCTTTATTCCGATTGAGCATGTGTGATTTTGAAATCGACTTGTTGTTTTTGAAAGTATTTTTGATATCCCAAAATCACCCAAATGTGCAATCAGATCACGATCGAGAAGAATATTGCTTGGCTTTAGATCACAATGAATAATTTGCATATGACAACGGTGGTGAAGATAATCCAAAGCAGTTGCCATATCAATGGCAATATTCAATCTTTGAACAAGGTTTAAATTTCTTGGATCATCTTGTATGCCATTTGCATGTGGATGTAACCAACTCTCCAAATTCCCACCAGGCATGAACTCATATACTAAAGCCTTAAAATCATTGCCTTCAAAATCTATACTTGAGCAAGATATTATGATTTTTACAAGATTATGATGGCGGATGTTTCTAAGGGATTCACATTCAACCATGAAACTCTTGGAAGCACCTCTTTGTCTAATGTTGAGGATCTTTACTACAACAACAGTTTCCCCATGATTGAGAATTCCTTTGTACACGGAACCAAAACTCCCAACTCCAATcaaatttgcagaagaaaatccATCAGCAGCTTTAAGGAGTTGGGCATAAGAGATCTTAAAATGACGAGCCCCAATAGAAAATAAAGtggattctttattttcttttcttctcccgtAGATAATGAAAAAAACAATCACAAAAATCAAACATAGAGAGCCCCTACAACCACATATGATGACTACCAGCTTGAAAACATGATGCCTACCATCTTCTTTTGACTTTTGAGTATGGCATGCTGGCAAATGAAGTTCTGGTATACCTCCACAAAGCTTATTGTTTCCTTTGACTGAAATTGCACTCAAATTTTGAAAGACTCCATCTACTGATACCTCACCCTCCAAATGattaaatgataaatttaaGTTTTGTAAAAACTTAAAAGTACCCAAATATTTTGGGATCAAACCAAAGAAGTTGTTGTGTGAAAGACCTAAATCTTGAAGACCTCTTAGAGAACTCAAAGACGATGGTATAGATCCTTGAAATAAGTTACCATCCATAAAAAGGTGCTCTAGGCTTGTACAAGTACCAAGTGTGCTAGGGATTTCCCCAGACAACATGTTCTCAGAAACATCCAGGATTTCAAGATTGGTCACTTGACCCACTTCCAAAGGTAGAGAATCAGAGAATGAATTTCTACTCAAGGTTAGCACTATTAATGTGAAAAGATCAAATATCTCTTTGGGGATGACACCATGTAAACTATTACCGGAAAGGCCCAAGCGTAACAAATATTGGCATTTTCCAATAATTGAAGGTAATTTTCCTTGCAATCGATTATCATCTAAATAGAGCTCAATCAATGGTGTCAAGtttccaagagaagaagggattgGCCCTGTGAAACTATTTCCACCTGAATAGAGTTTCTGAGGCATCTGAAGTCTCCCAATTGAAGTCGGAATATTTCCTTCTAATAAGTTATTGGATAAGCACAAGATTTGTAAACTTACAAGGTTCCCTATCCCCACTAGGATGTCTCCAATTATTTTGTTTCCTAACAAATAGAGGTTTGTCATTTGGGTCGATAAGTTTGCTATGGAGTTGGGAAGCACGCCACCAAACCGATTGTCTTGAAGGTCCAAAATTGTTAATCTACTACTGTTGGTCAATGTATTGACAAATTTCAGGTCATTGGCCTCTCCACTTCCAAAATGATTGTAGTAAAATGAAAGCCAATATAGTTTTGATAGGCCTCCAAAATGGATATCCACTGTCCTAGTAAAACTGTTTCCGCCAATAACAATGTATTCAAGCTTCGACATACTGGACACAGAAATTGGAATTGGTCCATGAAACTggttatcaaaaaataaaaatgaccaTAGATTAGGAAGACTGAAGCCTAAATTTGGTGGAAGACTCCCTTGAAGTAGATTATTTGCAACCCCAAAAACAACAAGTGAGGAAAGGCTATTATATATAGTGGGAGGGATAGTACCAGACAaattattaaaagaaagttCGAGAAATGTTAATCTTGTCAATTGGCCAAGGGAATCTGGAATACTTCTGCTTAAATCATTGGATACTGCGGAAATGGTGTCAAGGGATGATGAAAGATTCCCAATGGAAGGTGGGATCTGTCCCATTAATTTGTTGAAATGTAAGGAAAGACATTGAAGCTCGGACAAGGAGCCAAGTTCTACTGGAATTTTCCCCATAATATTGTTGTAACCTAAATGGAGTTCCATAAGGTTGGAGCAACGTGATATGTTGGGTGGGATTTCCCCTTCAAATGAATTGTTGAATAGATGTAAACAACGAAGCCTGGAAAGAAAGCTTACTTCACCAGGGATTTCACCATGGAAGCTGTTGTTGAAGAGCAAAATCGCTCGAAGGAAACTAAGGTTTCCTATTTCTGGAGCCAACGATCCCACCAACCCATTGGACGGTAAACGCAAGGCTCTAACCCTATTTGGATGTTGGCGACCACCACAGATAATGCCTGGCCACTCACAATAGGGGACGGATTCATTCCAGGAGCTCATAACATGAAAGGGATCACTGGTTATACGAGCCTTGATGGCCAACACGGCTagcccatcatcatcatccgtTTCATTAATTGTTGCCGCCATGAGTTTAGAAAATGTTAATATTATTTTCTCGGGTCCTGGGAGGCTATGGAATTATGAACTGAAgagtataatatatatatatatatagtctctctctctctctctctctctctctcatgcagcATTGCCCACAGTGTGGACTGGTGGGTGTAGAATTAATGCAAATGGATgacttttattattttatttttaatagaaattttcatatattatcatatatgaATTCGATCAAACAACTTTACACATAAAGTGTAGTGATTGGTTCAATATAGAAAtccgaaaagaaaaaaaaaaccataattcCTAAAAGCATAACCCACCAACATAGGAtatactaaagaaaaaaactaattaaagaAATCATGATTTCCAAAGCGTACCCACCAACATAAAGTATACTAAAGAAACCTAAAGAAAACAATATTTTCCAAAAGCATACCTCACCAACGTAAAGTTTAAAGTGCACTAAAGAAAATTAAAGACACCATAATTTCCACTCTTCACCGAATGGAATGGGAATgctttaaaatagaaaattgaagGGCAATTCACTCAAGTCTTACATAATGGGTTGAGTTAGAAACCCAAAGGCCAGAACAGATAAAAAGCTTTTGCATTGGCTTCTTTAAATGGAAGaaatttttcaaagaaatgaaAACAAAGTAAATCTCGAGAGACATTGGCCTAACTTTTATAGTGGCAAGagaatttcccaaaaaatatccCATATACCTACTTCTCTTTATTCTAAATGGTAAACTCAAATAAACGTCACTAGATAAAAGTATAaagtaaaagagaaaataagtgAATATTTAGATAAGCTGCAAGTTAATTATGGATTAGTATAAACTACTACTTACTACTAATAGACTAAAACTAGGGGCCACCAAGAGTAAAGCaacaatttaattttaatttaataaagaaaatacagTCCAACTGTTTAACTAGGCCCGTTTCCTAGTCTTTAATATGTGTGTTATGTACATTGGTGAAGctgaagatgtttcactatACAATGGAAGAAAGTTACAATGTGGAGATCTCTCAAAACACCCAAAACGGCACTGTCGTTGCTCTCTCTTCTGAAAACCCCAACAtgtaaaaaccccaaattcaacTTCTTTACAACAAGATGGGTgaagaacataaatactcctccatcaaGTTAGGTCAGGTTGCCACAAAAAAAATATCGGAGCAGATCACTCTTCAAGACGGGTACGAGAATTCGAGATACACTTAACCGAACATTCCAAGGAAGAAGCATCATTTTTTTAAACTTGAGgtacctattaaaaaaaatgagatgttCCCACAACAACTGCATTACTAATGACAAATCATACTTTTgaaatgttgttttttttttttttcgatgaaTGAAATTAAATTAACGAAGCACAAAGAATcttatctcccccccccctcaaataaggggaaagaacaaggaagaCTATTACAAGGAGAAAGCTCCAAAACAAATCAACAGACTAATTAACCTATAGTCTAATCAAGCTAAAGGAAGACCATGCAAGAGAAACAAAGGACAAAACCAGACCTAA
The Telopea speciosissima isolate NSW1024214 ecotype Mountain lineage unplaced genomic scaffold, Tspe_v1 Tspe_v1.0112, whole genome shotgun sequence genome window above contains:
- the LOC122647672 gene encoding probable LRR receptor-like serine/threonine-protein kinase At3g47570 — encoded protein: MAATINETDDDDGLAVLAIKARITSDPFHVMSSWNESVPYCEWPGIICGGRQHPNRVRALRLPSNGLVGSLAPEIGNLSFLRAILLFNNSFHGEIPGEVSFLSRLRCLHLFNNSFEGEIPPNISRCSNLMELHLGYNNIMGKIPVELGSLSELQCLSLHFNKLMGQIPPSIGNLSSSLDTISAVSNDLSRSIPDSLGQLTRLTFLELSFNNLSGTIPPTIYNSLSSLVVFGVANNLLQGSLPPNLGFSLPNLWSFLFFDNQFHGPIPISVSSMSKLEYIVIGGNSFTRTVDIHFGGLSKLYWLSFYYNHFGSGEANDLKFVNTLTNSSRLTILDLQDNRFGGVLPNSIANLSTQMTNLYLLGNKIIGDILVGIGNLVSLQILCLSNNLLEGNIPTSIGRLQMPQKLYSGGNSFTGPIPSSLGNLTPLIELYLDDNRLQGKLPSIIGKCQYLLRLGLSGNSLHGVIPKEIFDLFTLIVLTLSRNSFSDSLPLEVGQVTNLEILDVSENMLSGEIPSTLGTCTSLEHLFMDGNLFQGSIPSSLSSLRGLQDLGLSHNNFFGLIPKYLGTFKFLQNLNLSFNHLEGEVSVDGVFQNLSAISVKGNNKLCGGIPELHLPACHTQKSKEDGRHHVFKLVVIICGCRGSLCLIFVIVFFIIYGRRKENKESTLFSIGARHFKISYAQLLKAADGFSSANLIGVGSFGSVYKGILNHGETVVVVKILNIRQRGASKSFMVECESLRNIRHHNLVKIIISCSSIDFEGNDFKALVYEFMPGGNLESWLHPHANGIQDDPRNLNLVQRLNIAIDMATALDYLHHRCHMQIIHCDLKPSNILLDRDLIAHLGDFGISKILSKTTSRFQNHTCSIGIKGSIGYIAPELLEMRPAVARNMDAVDTA